One genomic window of Paraburkholderia phytofirmans PsJN includes the following:
- a CDS encoding TetR/AcrR family transcriptional regulator, with translation MRASKRKMVVDTATQLFSMHGFQSIGIERIISESGVARMTLYRNFAGKDDLIHAVLGQRYELIFASVETHMRAQEDPETKVKAVFDWYGAWFRAPEFAGCLFERALAEFGRDHPKISEVAIRYRRDMTRLMAGTLEEILPTAKATWLSGIFMLLLDGATVEARASNNAHCATEAWHAAKALLTQHLPSLPPAKKISRKGK, from the coding sequence ATGCGAGCAAGCAAGCGGAAAATGGTGGTGGATACCGCGACGCAACTCTTCTCGATGCACGGCTTCCAGTCGATCGGTATCGAGCGGATTATTAGCGAATCCGGGGTCGCGCGCATGACTTTGTACCGGAACTTCGCCGGCAAGGACGATCTGATCCACGCGGTCCTTGGCCAACGGTACGAACTCATCTTCGCAAGCGTCGAGACGCACATGCGTGCGCAAGAGGACCCGGAGACCAAGGTGAAAGCGGTCTTCGACTGGTATGGAGCGTGGTTCCGTGCTCCCGAATTTGCCGGCTGCCTGTTCGAGCGTGCGCTTGCCGAGTTCGGACGGGATCACCCGAAGATATCAGAGGTCGCCATTCGCTATCGTCGGGACATGACGCGGCTAATGGCGGGCACGCTGGAAGAGATACTCCCCACCGCGAAAGCAACATGGTTGAGCGGCATCTTCATGTTGCTTCTCGATGGCGCCACCGTTGAAGCCCGAGCGTCAAATAATGCCCATTGCGCCACGGAGGCTTGGCATGCGGCCAAAGCCCTTCTGACGCAACATTTACCAAGCTTGCCTCCAGCAAAAAAAATCTCCCGAAAAGGGAAGTAA
- a CDS encoding aldehyde dehydrogenase, with product MQLGCEDTFGPVLPVFRFDGEAEAIAGRARDGACCREEPRRSLHR from the coding sequence ATGCAATTGGGCTGCGAAGACACTTTCGGCCCCGTCTTACCCGTGTTCCGTTTCGACGGCGAAGCCGAAGCGATTGCCGGTCGTGCGCGTGACGGAGCCTGTTGTCGCGAGGAGCCTCGACGTTCGCTTCACCGATAA
- a CDS encoding tyrosine-type recombinase/integrase: MAGRQLHRLSAPRVAKEVTPGHYADGGGLYMQIADSGARSWVFRFKLNGRMREMGLGPLSRVSLGEARKLAAGYRDMVRDLIDPILARREQQRRQLLDISPDNNVTFREATEAFIRAHEPQWRNRKHVQQWGNTLKTYAYPVIGDVRVRDIDTAMIVRILQPIWTKKAETARRVRGRIKAILDAETVLGHRVGSNPARYVDHLQLVLPRSKKRSQVNHHPALPWEELPAFISEVEQRPRRAARVLHLLILTATRTNEVRFARPEEFDLAARTWSIPGDRTKSGRPLRVPLCDRAVEIVRSALPKAKYGYLFPGCKEGRPLSNMAMLTLLRRMSRHGITVHGFRSTFRDWVAECTDYPDSLAEEALAHVIASQTVAAYRRRDQLERRRLMMEDWGRYCGEKKEGAAMMASAA; this comes from the coding sequence ATGGCTGGACGACAGTTGCATCGACTCAGCGCTCCGCGGGTCGCGAAGGAGGTGACGCCGGGTCATTACGCGGATGGCGGTGGCCTCTATATGCAGATCGCGGACAGCGGTGCGCGTTCATGGGTGTTCCGGTTCAAACTGAACGGTCGCATGCGGGAGATGGGTCTCGGTCCACTCTCGCGGGTCTCTCTGGGCGAGGCGCGGAAACTGGCCGCCGGGTACCGTGACATGGTCAGGGACCTGATCGATCCCATTCTCGCGCGGCGTGAGCAGCAGCGAAGGCAACTGCTTGACATATCTCCGGATAACAATGTGACGTTTCGTGAAGCAACTGAAGCGTTTATCCGTGCGCATGAACCACAGTGGCGAAATCGCAAGCATGTTCAGCAGTGGGGTAACACGCTCAAAACGTACGCGTATCCGGTGATCGGTGACGTCCGGGTGCGCGACATTGATACCGCGATGATCGTACGCATCCTTCAGCCGATCTGGACGAAGAAGGCGGAGACTGCGCGCCGTGTACGCGGCCGCATCAAGGCAATTCTCGACGCAGAGACGGTGCTGGGTCATCGCGTCGGCAGCAACCCTGCACGATACGTTGATCATCTGCAGCTTGTGTTGCCGCGCTCGAAGAAACGCTCGCAGGTAAACCACCATCCTGCACTACCCTGGGAGGAGTTGCCAGCGTTTATCAGCGAGGTTGAGCAACGTCCCCGTCGTGCGGCGCGTGTGTTGCATCTGCTCATCCTCACGGCGACTCGCACGAACGAGGTGCGCTTTGCGCGGCCCGAGGAGTTTGACCTCGCCGCCCGCACGTGGTCAATTCCTGGTGATCGTACCAAGAGCGGCCGGCCCCTTCGCGTACCGCTTTGTGACCGCGCTGTCGAGATCGTGCGCAGCGCATTGCCCAAGGCGAAATACGGTTATCTCTTCCCGGGTTGCAAGGAAGGGCGTCCGTTGTCGAACATGGCGATGCTGACGCTTCTGAGACGTATGTCGCGACACGGAATCACCGTACACGGTTTCCGGTCGACGTTTCGCGACTGGGTTGCCGAATGTACGGACTATCCCGATTCGCTCGCTGAGGAAGCCCTGGCTCATGTCATCGCATCGCAGACAGTGGCGGCCTACCGGCGTCGCGACCAGCTCGAGCGTCGACGCCTGATGATGGAGGACTGGGGAAGGTATTGCGGCGAAAAGAAAGAGGGCGCTGCGATGATGGCGTCGGCTGCATAA